In one window of Brassica napus cultivar Da-Ae unplaced genomic scaffold, Da-Ae ScsIHWf_2660;HRSCAF=3417, whole genome shotgun sequence DNA:
- the LOC125601814 gene encoding dolichol-phosphate mannose synthase subunit 3-like: MKHVVKILSLLVAVSAFWIVLLQAAIVPQSHTLLLPIYFVVSLGCYGLLMVGIGIMQFPTCPQEADLLNHDIAEAKDFLSTNGIDIGTY, encoded by the exons ATGAAGCACGTGGTGAAGATCTTGAGCCTGCTAGTGGCAGTCTCTGCCTTTTGGATTGTTCTTTTGCAGGCTGCAATAGTTCCACAAAGTCACACATTGTTG CTACCGATTTACTTTGTAGTGTCACTTGGATGCTATGGTCTGTTAATGGTTGGAATCGGGATAATGCAGTTCCCTACCTGTCCTCAAGAAGCAGATCTCTTGAACCAT GATATTGCAGAGGCAAAAGACTTTTTAAGCACAAACGGAATAGATATTGGAACGTATTGA
- the LOC125601816 gene encoding ninja-family protein 6-like, translated as MATKLGKDEDAAVELELCLSLGGPFKKAQPLEFCTERKPNNAVRCVEDIDVDLNDGAVRHENNETRTKETRKEREGKQQQRSGGEGEYKRIRTECKEVTNGVDQFDLSFSGLGNGYRWGQYKENSKAATIGSPICSSSDVSDPSGSCELGINSDQTKPVKSPVNNITTHTNEGQEDAVVVETQEWSSSVAKETGKPPKPRPKGNGSMLPFAQMPCVTSTGNGPQGKTVNGFLHRYTKSEISIICVCHGTSFSPAEFIIHAGGTNVSHPLRHITVVPSKF; from the exons ATGGCAACAAAGCTTGGAAAAGACGAGGATGCTGCGGTCGAGCTTGAGCTATGTCTTTCTCTTGGAGGCCCCTTCAAGAAAGCTCAACCGTTAGAGTTCTGTACGGAAAGAAAACCTAATAACGCCGTCAGATGTGTGGAGGATATTGACGTTGATCTTAACGACGGAGCGGTGAGGCATGAGAACAATGAGACGAGGACAAAGGAAACAAGGAAGGAACGGGAAGGGAAGCAGCAGCAGAGAAGCGGAGGAGAAGGAGAGTACAAGAGGATCAGAACAGAATGTAAAGAAGTCACTAACGGCGTGGATCAGTTTGATTTGAGCTTCAGTGGATTGGGCAACGGGTACAGGTGGGGTCAATATAAGGAAAACAGTAAAGCTGCGACCATCGGGTCACCCATTTGCAGCTCGTCCGACGTATCTGATCCaa GTGGAAGTTGTGAACTTGGGATAAATTCTGACCAAACCAAACCGGTTAAATCTCCGGTTAACAACATTACAACCCATACAAATGAAGGTCAAGAAGATGCAGTGGTAGTGGAGACCCAAGAATGGTCCAGCTCTGTAGCCAAAGAGACAGGGAAGCCTCCAAAGCCGCGTCCCAAGGGTAATGGCAGTATGCTTCCGTTTGCTCAGATGCCATGCGTGACCAGCACCGGTAACGGACCACAGGGCAAAACTGTTAATGGGTTTCTGCATCGGTACACAAAATCAGAGATCAGTATAATATGTGTCTGCCATGGAACGTCATTCTCGCCGGCTGAGTTCATCATTCACGCCGGTGGAACCAATGTGTCGCATCCGTTAAGGCATATAACTGTTGTTCCGTCAAAGTTTTAA